A single Watersipora subatra chromosome 7, tzWatSuba1.1, whole genome shotgun sequence DNA region contains:
- the LOC137400656 gene encoding glutathione S-transferase A4-like — protein sequence MSLKKRKIKDLANSFIGHNGSVGLSGKTQWEETLHDLVTECAQDCINMYALPNIYNWLVFKLVPVPENSEELLQKAKTKWTKVLEYVESLAKKRGKKYIVCNELGLADLFLFAVMEFSKTDTPNIMTLTPWAKQFTEKVAADPKLTKYLADRPEATV from the exons ATGTCACTGAAGAAGAGAAAGATAAAGGATTTAGCGAACAGTTTTATTGGACATAATGGTAGTGTTG GGCTAAGTGGAAAGACTCAATGGGAGGAAACCTTGCATGACCTGGTTACTGAGTGCGCCCAAGACTGTATCAATATGTATGCGTTGCCTAATATCTACAATTGGCTTGTCTTCAAACTCGTACCCGTCCCTGAGAACAGCGAAGAATTGTTGCAAAAAGCAAAAACTAAATGGACAAAGGTTCTTGAGTATGTCGAATCTTTGGCTAAAAAGAGAGGAAAGAAATATATAGTCTGTAATGAG CTCGGCCTAGCTGACCTGTTTCTTTTCGCGGTCATGGAATTCAGCAAAACTGATACTCCAAACATCATGACCTTGACACCATGGGCTAAGCAGTTCACAGAGAAGGTAGCTGCTGATCCCAAGCTAACTAAATACCTGGCTGATCGACCCGAGGCTACAGTATGA